From the genome of Scytonema hofmannii PCC 7110, one region includes:
- a CDS encoding NAD-dependent epimerase/dehydratase family protein, with protein sequence MKVLVIGGDGYCGWATALYLSNRGYEVGILDSLVRRHWDNELGVDTLTPIAPIQHRIQRWYDLTGKSIDLFIGDITNYEFLSKALHKFQPEAIVHFGEQRSAPYSMIDREHAVFTQINNVVGTLNLLYAMREDFPDCHLVKLGTMGEYGTPNIDIEEGYITIEHNGRKDTLPYPKQPGSMYHLSKVHDSHNIHFACRIWGLRATDLNQGVVYGVLTEETGMDEMLINRLDYDGVFGTALNRFCIQAAIKHPLTVYGKGGQTRGFLDIRDTVRCVEIAVANPAQPGEFRVFNQFTELFSVGDLAMMVKKAGNALGLNVEINHLENPRVEKEEHYFNAKNTKLLDLGLQPHYLSDSLLDSLLNFSIKYQNRVDKHQILPKVSWRRN encoded by the coding sequence ATGAAAGTCCTGGTTATTGGTGGCGATGGTTATTGCGGTTGGGCAACCGCACTTTACCTTTCAAATCGAGGTTATGAAGTTGGTATTTTAGACAGTTTAGTGCGACGGCATTGGGACAACGAGTTGGGAGTAGACACTCTGACTCCGATCGCACCAATTCAACATCGAATTCAGCGCTGGTACGATTTGACAGGTAAATCTATTGACCTGTTTATTGGGGATATTACTAACTACGAGTTTTTGAGTAAAGCGCTGCACAAATTTCAGCCAGAAGCGATCGTGCATTTTGGCGAACAAAGATCTGCGCCTTATTCAATGATTGACCGCGAACACGCAGTTTTTACCCAAATCAATAACGTAGTTGGGACTTTAAACTTGTTGTATGCCATGCGGGAAGACTTCCCAGACTGTCATCTAGTAAAACTAGGGACAATGGGAGAATATGGAACACCCAATATCGATATTGAAGAAGGATACATCACAATCGAGCACAACGGGAGAAAGGATACTCTACCCTACCCCAAACAGCCCGGTTCAATGTATCATTTAAGCAAAGTTCATGACAGCCACAACATCCACTTTGCGTGTCGAATTTGGGGATTGCGAGCCACAGACCTGAATCAGGGGGTTGTTTATGGTGTTTTGACAGAAGAAACAGGCATGGATGAAATGTTGATCAACCGTCTAGATTACGATGGCGTATTCGGAACGGCACTGAATCGCTTCTGTATCCAAGCAGCTATTAAACATCCCCTAACAGTTTACGGCAAAGGCGGTCAAACTCGAGGATTCTTAGATATTCGAGATACAGTGAGGTGTGTCGAAATTGCTGTAGCCAATCCAGCACAGCCTGGTGAATTCCGCGTCTTTAACCAGTTCACCGAACTATTTAGTGTTGGCGATTTAGCAATGATGGTGAAGAAAGCTGGTAACGCACTGGGACTGAATGTGGAAATTAATCACTTAGAAAATCCCAGGGTTGAGAAAGAAGAGCATTACTTCAACGCTAAAAACACCAAGCTTTTGGATCTTGGGTTGCAACCTCATTATCTTTCTGACTCGTTACTCGATTCTCTACTGAATTTCTCCATTAAGTACCAAAATCGAGTTGATAAACACCAAATTTTGCCTAAAGTCTCTTGGCGAAGAAATTAG
- a CDS encoding glycosyltransferase family 4 protein: MRIALFTETFLPKVDGIVTRLSHTVDHLQRHGNQVLVIAPDGGIIEYKGARVYGVSGFPLPLYPELKMALPRPAIGHTLEEFKPDIIHVVNPAVLGLAGIFHSKYLNIPLVASYHTHLPQYLQHYGLGMLEGLLWELLKASHNQASLNLCTSTAMMQELTSHGIERVYLWQRGVDTESFHPDNVCQKMRSRLSQNYPESPLLLYVGRLSAEKEIERIRPILEAIPEARLALVGDGPHRQTLEKHFAGTNTHFVGYLVGKELASAFASADAFIFPSRTETLGLVLLEAMAAGCPVVAARSGGIPDIVTDGVNGYLFEPDADVQSAVAATIRLLQQQQERETIRQNARKEAERWGWAAATRQLQTYYQKVSG; the protein is encoded by the coding sequence ATGAGAATCGCTCTATTCACTGAAACCTTTCTGCCCAAAGTAGACGGCATAGTGACACGCTTAAGTCATACCGTTGACCATCTTCAGCGTCATGGAAACCAAGTTCTAGTTATTGCTCCTGATGGTGGCATAATTGAATACAAAGGAGCTAGAGTATATGGAGTCTCAGGTTTCCCCTTACCACTTTACCCAGAGTTAAAAATGGCACTACCTCGCCCAGCAATCGGTCATACGTTAGAGGAGTTCAAGCCAGACATAATTCACGTGGTAAATCCGGCGGTTTTGGGGTTAGCTGGTATATTCCACAGCAAATACCTAAACATCCCTCTCGTTGCGTCTTACCATACACATCTACCACAGTATCTTCAACATTATGGTTTGGGAATGTTAGAAGGATTACTGTGGGAACTGCTGAAAGCATCTCACAATCAAGCATCTCTGAATTTGTGTACTTCCACAGCCATGATGCAAGAATTGACGTCACACGGTATTGAAAGGGTTTATTTATGGCAAAGAGGAGTGGATACAGAATCATTTCATCCAGACAATGTATGTCAAAAAATGCGATCGCGCCTATCGCAAAATTATCCAGAAAGTCCGTTATTACTATATGTGGGTCGTCTTTCGGCTGAAAAGGAAATTGAGCGTATCAGACCTATATTGGAAGCTATACCCGAAGCACGGTTAGCATTAGTAGGGGATGGTCCTCATCGTCAAACACTAGAGAAACACTTCGCCGGAACAAATACGCATTTTGTTGGTTATCTCGTTGGCAAAGAATTAGCTTCTGCTTTTGCAAGCGCTGATGCCTTTATTTTTCCTTCCCGTACAGAAACATTAGGATTAGTCCTTTTAGAAGCGATGGCAGCAGGGTGTCCAGTTGTTGCTGCACGTTCAGGTGGAATTCCTGATATTGTAACAGATGGGGTCAACGGGTATCTTTTTGAACCAGACGCCGATGTTCAAAGTGCTGTTGCAGCCACCATTCGTCTTCTGCAACAGCAACAAGAACGAGAAACTATCCGTCAAAATGCCCGAAAAGAGGCAGAACGTTGGGGTTGGGCAGCTGCAACACGTCAGTTACAAACTTACTATCAGAAGGTTAGTGGTTAG